A region from the Branchiostoma floridae strain S238N-H82 chromosome 9, Bfl_VNyyK, whole genome shotgun sequence genome encodes:
- the LOC118423338 gene encoding uncharacterized protein LOC118423338, producing MVSSSMPCSLTSCFGDIRDVFRYTYIDTVETCVVSADRTRSCQRPRDGLATTDYEVTRIVPETLIIAEISDAFAVKPVGLNGQRLPKERGLICGQFSGRTFSSVSSIGFLRFQPRWIR from the exons ATGGTCAGTTCTTCCATGCCATGTTCCCTGACTTCGTGCTTC GGCGATATTCGCGACGTCTTCCGGTACACGTATATCGACACCGTCGAGACCTGCGTCGTCTCCGCGGACAGAACACGAAGCTGCCAAAGGCCCCGCGACGGCCTCGCGACCACGGATTACGAGGTGACGCGCATCGTACCCGAGACATTGATCATCGCCGAGATCTCCGACGCCTTCGCGGTCAAGCCAGTCGGACTAAATGGGCAGCGTTTGCCGAAGGAACGTGGTCTAATCTGCGGACAATTCTCCGGACGTACCTTCTCTTCTGTTTCTTCTATTGGATTTCTCCGTTTCCAGCCACGGTGGATACGCTAG
- the LOC118422204 gene encoding adhesion G-protein coupled receptor G4-like: MTFPEPASTSNYVRLNVTTPPGLDALTTCVQLHISNTTNGVLFSGDQIALTYYGLFRFWINGAYKHAGTNETSLNLDDGRCHTVCYTWLSQDGRWSFYVDGQQVGAGSGLATGHVIRTGPAWIIGQVEDSGGLFDVDQVYTGDMSCLNVWDRVLSPREADLTLRKCGQGGNVLDWSREAWTIHGSVSLTDNQCDAFRSPSMSASSQYNNTEGPDNGVLDFPLSGGWAPRTPDQREWLMVDLHKTYFVTAIITQGRDEQFSGHMVTSYSITYGEHSGDEVTYSDDDGLTVTFPGNTDRNTPVRNELSSYSGAITARYVKFHPLTWRDWPSMRAGVVAHSALEPVGRWPLNEQDGARDVTGNGNDGIASGPQVVEGPGGPESQAFLFNGSSHIRILNDGGLDVRYSYTILAHVYMDPTVASGPLFEYDYQGDFNRGVYLWQRNNSIHTA, from the exons ATGACTTTCCCTGAACCGGCATCGACCAGTAACTACGTTCGACTGAACGTCACCACGCCTCCCGGGCTCGATGCTCTGACCACGTGTGTGCAACTTCACATCTCCAACACGACAAACGGGGTGCTGTTCAGTGGTGATCAGATTGCATTAACCTACTACGGACTATTCAGG TTCTGGATCAACGGTGCATACAAACACGCCGGGACCAATGAGACAAGTCTTAACCTTGACGATGGCAGATGCCACACAGTGTGCTACACCTGGCTGAGTCAGGATGGCAGATGGTCGTTCTACGTCGATGGACAACAGGTCGGCGCCGGCTCTGGATTGGCCACAGGTCACGTGATCCGTACAGGCCCCGCGTGGATTATTGGCCAAGTGGAGGACTCAGGAGGGTTATTTGATGTCGACCAG GTATACACCGGTGACATGTCATGCTTAAACGTGTGGGATCGTGTGCTGTCACCGAGAGAGGCAGATCTCACTCTGCGTAAGTGCGGACAGGGAGGCAAcgtgttggactggtccagggAAGCGTGGACGATACACGGGAGCGTATCACTCACTGACAACCAATGTG ACGCCTTCCGATCCCCGAGCATGTCTGCATCGTCACAGTATAACAACACAGAGGGGCCAGACAACGGTGTACTGGATTTTCCGCTTTCTGGAGGTTGGGCGCCTAGAACACCTGATCAACGCGAATGGCTTATGGTGGATCTTCACAAGACGTACTTTGTAACGGCGATTATTACCCAGGGTAGAGATGAACAATTCAGTGGCCACATGGTCACATCGTACAGCATCACATATGGCGAGCACAGTGGAGACGAGGTTACCTACAGCGATGACGACGGACTGACGGTA ACCTTCCCAGGGAATACTGACAGAAACACCCCTGTGAGAAATGAGCTGTCGTCCTACAGTGGCGCCATCACCGCCCGTTACGTCAAGTTCCATCCACTGACATGGCGCGACTGGCCTAGCATGCGGGCTGGAGTTGTTGCAC ATTCAGCACTAGAGCCAGTGGGCCGGTGGCCTCTGAACGAACAAGATGGCGCGAGAGATGTTaccggaaacggaaatgacgGCATAGCTTCAGGACCTCAGGTGGTTGAAGGTCCAGGCGGTCCAGAATCTCAAGCTTTCCTGTTCAACGGTTCCTCGCACATTCGCATTCTCAACGACGGTGGTTTGGACGTACGCTATTCCTACACCATACTAGCCCACGTCTACATGGACCCTACAGTAGCATCAGGACCTCTGTTCGAGTACGACTATCAGGGGGACTTCAATAGGGGAGTGTATCTATGGCAACGGAATAATAGCATTCACACGGCGTAA